Proteins from one Brevibacillus humidisoli genomic window:
- a CDS encoding DMT family transporter produces the protein MNKSYAADLTLFAIAFVWGATFVIVQNAIAFLDPNMFNAVRFAIAAFFLTVVLLIVSRNLRSIFSWKLVAAGVFIGFWLFGGYALQTVGLLYTSPSKAGFITGLSVVLVPLFSYLILRDAIKWPAVVGVVLAVGGLYLLAFTGTLSLNLGDLLVFGCAVCFALQIVFTGKYAPHYEALPLAIVQLWVVSVLSLLYALFFENWQQALVLETYLHADVFWGLLITSIFATAFAFLAQTALQKKTSATRVALIFALEPVFAALTAYLWIDEVLTAKQLLGCVLIFSGMILAELPISTWLASWKRAKLARSQSKQ, from the coding sequence ATGAACAAGTCTTACGCGGCGGATCTCACTTTGTTTGCTATTGCCTTTGTCTGGGGCGCCACATTCGTCATTGTCCAAAATGCAATTGCTTTTCTTGATCCCAACATGTTTAACGCAGTCCGCTTTGCGATTGCTGCCTTCTTTCTGACGGTTGTCTTGCTGATCGTATCACGCAACCTGCGTTCCATCTTCTCCTGGAAGCTGGTTGCAGCAGGCGTATTTATCGGGTTTTGGCTGTTTGGCGGTTACGCCTTGCAAACTGTAGGGCTTTTGTATACATCACCGTCCAAGGCAGGCTTTATCACCGGATTGTCCGTCGTCTTGGTTCCGCTCTTTTCCTATCTGATACTTAGAGATGCGATCAAGTGGCCGGCAGTCGTTGGAGTCGTGCTTGCTGTTGGCGGCCTCTACCTGCTTGCCTTTACCGGCACGCTAAGTCTCAATCTGGGCGATCTGTTGGTGTTTGGCTGCGCAGTCTGTTTTGCCCTGCAAATTGTCTTTACCGGCAAATATGCGCCTCATTATGAGGCACTCCCCTTGGCGATTGTCCAGTTGTGGGTCGTATCCGTGCTTAGCTTGCTTTACGCCCTTTTCTTTGAAAACTGGCAGCAGGCACTGGTTCTGGAAACATACCTGCACGCCGATGTCTTCTGGGGTCTGTTGATTACCTCGATTTTTGCCACCGCGTTCGCCTTCCTCGCTCAGACAGCACTGCAAAAGAAGACGTCAGCGACCCGTGTAGCCCTGATCTTCGCGCTGGAGCCGGTCTTTGCCGCACTCACAGCTTATCTGTGGATTGATGAGGTGCTGACTGCGAAGCAATTGCTCGGCTGTGTGCTCATCTTCAGCGGCATGATTCTGGCGGAGCTGCCCATCAGTACTTGGCTGGCTTCATGGAAACGGGCAAAACTGGCCCGCTCACAGTCTAAACAATAA